CCTTAACTTCTTCAAGCAATTTCATTATCCGGGCCCCGTATTCGATAGAAGAATCAAACCTAAAGGTTACTTCCGGAGTATATCTCAGCCTTATTCTCTTTCCCAGTTCACTGCGCACAAAGCCTTTAGCTTTTTCAAGTGCCTGCATTGACTGTACTTTTGCATCATCATCACCATAAATGCTCACAAAAACCTTAGCATAACGGATATCAGGAGTTACTTCGGCCCCCGTAACAGTAACAAAACCTATTCGCGGGTCTTTTATTTCCTCTCTTAACATCTGGGTAATCTCTTTTTTTATTTCTTC
This DNA window, taken from Phosphitispora fastidiosa, encodes the following:
- the rbfA gene encoding 30S ribosome-binding factor RbfA; amino-acid sequence: MTSHRANRVAEEIKKEITQMLREEIKDPRIGFVTVTGAEVTPDIRYAKVFVSIYGDDDAKVQSMQALEKAKGFVRSELGKRIRLRYTPEVTFRFDSSIEYGARIMKLLEEVKDTEKET